The following are encoded together in the Vanrija pseudolonga chromosome 7, complete sequence genome:
- the srfbp1 gene encoding Serum response factor-binding protein 1, translating to MEVNILVPDPGPLDLIYKYTICAFFALMSNIFHMLGLGRMFGYIYATLMAYTKVSGDVVDAPPVFWLFLCEHGLDVLWLAIATVWTGFFFLYLPYKNGGFSSLFAWFGKGIKHLFKGGSVPSDTAGTVTEFKPSKELVRYCIGFVGGKPFFCDSWWDVSRPVVPAPDYLSGIFTEEELEAQFDVLVHNLFHVHRVRDSGYYGYLSYVRNIVGLPPRLPYIDAENKFIARDTEPIVDEAAESDPAVPQVVDTVVAEAAETVVAETTEIAANVTTTATSEATNTARSQATQTDLSMATQTVVSQATETDLTMVTDTMMDVAVNVIKPAITQAASTSINLALTTCAANHFAAGKALVDSGIKSILRALDTMTADIIDAIVPLVSKAVDPIVPLVSKTVGTIEPAMDKVTKSVEEATAAAVAMEPKVITAIDTSMKTGQTSMIAAVTGAMKTATSSMVSAVHNGLQSSVSSLASAVNKIEQAVAAVTKVADAISKASDAVTAAAAKSTEAAATVAESAKSIGSKVVNAVSSSIEPAVASMLEAVSDIKPTIVSTVEKTLGPSIGLLTAAVESFNPTVTHAVNEGLKPFNTSLEASEARILAAIVALGAKIEAQEAKIEAQEAEIKARDEKLEAFQNHMCVRDGWILDWFHKVTSHRNYMMIKLDSVIDYLKRTASPDQWPADTSVEPTTGEVENSVPLVPADATVDGEQPSAGEDDANVTPSVTSPPVDTVEVQQASTGDDNADATPPSAVNVLFFGQIAADDNAETDVQTLERVPRAADWDEASVIVRLPPSPPTTPVQTPLVETPAAKITPVETPAIETPAIETPAVEAPVIKAPVVEAPVIETLFVETAVVVKMPVVVETPVIEVAPVETVKAPAAEKVESPAMETPAVAPVVETPAVEEAAVEAPFAETPAVETPAVETPPAEEASPALATEEAPANPPSTPSTSEEKAEKQAPRPAALDLDDDDSDSESSDDDSGPEDDTEWVRSYAEFVSSPTDSPITATESADSGAESSAKENTESATNLTESVNNTTESSDKDGSEWASDDEDDAEESTKNTATVAANAEANNAGGTVGHKRGGQYPNRKATSNGLQPSNLNTSPAEHKDDKGWKEVKSRRGNRSGEKEVKRETPRKNQKASGRGSSRVRAPPMDSEGPGDDSDTSPPDQPSGTVQPGSLLSRMGPPVDPNADAQPSLQSRVEEPSSGVKPSLLSRMTPAVETIGELKPFLLSDLSQPSQAAESSTPPAPLAPPVSPPSASNNSDTAAPVRPGLLPFPVFAPGADTSNTATGSAASARGGGGGRKKATGAMRTAHRRTKSAASVESNLFKLKPFTVAASAHPDPAPQASEQQDPVPKPPAATDATPVVVVEPKIATAVVEPEVITVQADDESRPEIDVVPSIQAESETHRLTSPAGEAAPVELSESAIAVPSASAQQDVVAESSATTEETAPPDVVDSKDPVDTEPPIVVVEPETASPQPSDASPPELPWSGSLMDMLQSYGLVDTMLHLQNAGVEVVLSTVAPPTAPNAESRTLPGSWSPELTLPTDDIGSDVAIQHVDSPVVSSTELETLPVISSPQPESVAGPVDGDAEHAEQLLDSPAEPSFQLNYPPTTSPPEAEAPTASAVEDVQQATQEVDSSTMLNAELPNHELPAPTTSSWHDDLAALVQELEEAQIAHQAGLSTSLNAEQPAPSATEFPPPEVTATPAVQPLDPSPEPTAQLPTPTASPWSESVATAPVLEDGEIDDGEITTQQLTAPTALDGEAPAPTTEWWEGLLADALAEGGELPAVSLDQSTLPSADLATAEQLTPASVVLPEPQPEATAAPALEDSELATQLADLSTPLDAEWRMAPAALWREPEPEADGLPPTAPTDDLVDQFANQPPVPPTVPSPEQSTPPDIVLSAPTPAVDVADVSMQSIDLSASSIEPSAELPPPTASSWSEPAATAPTLEDGEIEEAEINNQQPVLPTAPTAEPPAPTASSWSEPAAGVPELEEGEIADYEPGAASAEASADLDLGTTQEPWEVPENWDIFNEMMGDINQADIAAAQASGALGPVGPAPTAAPAAAATTVAATTFAATTAAAAAAPVDTEMADDAAPSASQAAAQQVDIDEQTAAAMLKELEPLEDHVDYDMEAEEFDHEMEDASDSIELDDSAVTAGALIFGIGTSTAPLQSTTPPPVVASTLAEAIDDGMGDADAEGEEEMACNEGQGQQGIWPPPLAAQGDNNPSVTGSNDTTVAFFTGIQYPVASNTGPAATFAQAEANFSFAGISGMTSAATQPTPSFNAPMAAADPSRSSVVGMARLKRAQRGRQQPAKPAAPPPSAEEQLIFAELAAYKPPVFTREPTPPPPPPPPPAPVNGPYVDKPVALPKFNKLEGLKPRNHRKPPAPTPPPAPTSTPTPAVKPAPPKPAPSKPDPPKLAPSQPAPQPDPVKPTPRASELDVFNPAPQSQPFVPKASPWPAPQPKVEPAPEPAPEPAPEPAPKPVPKPEPEPTKPAPTPTPAVAQPATKPKPEQVVPRWAKSHLPPAPPPRMGLSPSDCAPPAPLPRLSAIPNTLFTGKPMAATKDKVKREFEDDSESSESDDAVPEQQTAHKPRRTTLNRTAESLRDHQLAPPGETPETQIHRAMLALNRQKRSDFAAARARGENVTATAWRLPPALSPAPAPAPAPARSRTPSPTRTPQSRASERHFDRHLLEMADPSRPQVGTPSRQSSPVKSTTFDYSSDEEDDEEEEEEEEDEEEEDEEEEDEEEEDEEEYDEEEEEEEWLEDEVEAEWEYDEDEEEDDEYIDDY from the exons ATGGAGGTGAATATACTCGTACCCGACCCAGGTCCACTCGACCTCATATACAAGTACACCATCTGCGCTTTCTTCGCTCTTATGAGCAACATCTTCCACATG cttggcctcggccgcatGTTTGGCTATATCTACGCCACCCTCATGGCGTACACCAAGGTTTCTGGCGACGTTGTCGACGCCCCACCCGTCTTCTGGCTCTTTCTGTGCGAGCACGGACTTGATGTTCTGTGGCTCGCCATTGCTACCGTC TGGACTGGATTCTTCTTCCTCTATCTGCCCTACAAGAATGGCGGGTTCTCCTCTCTCTTCGCTTGGTTTGGCAAGGGGATCAAGCACCTCTTCAAGGGGGGCTCAGTCCCGTCGGACACAGCTGGCACTGTGACTGAG TTCAAGCCCTCGAAAGAGTTGGTCAGGTACTGCATTGGCTTCGTCGGTGGCAAGCCCTTCTTCTGCGACTCGTGGTGGGACGTCTCTCGCCCAGTCGTCCCAGCGCCCGACTATCTGAGCGGCATcttcaccgaggaggagctcgaggcccagttcgacgtcctcgtccacaACCTGTTCCACGTGCACCGCGTCCGCGATTCCGGCTACTACGGCTACCTGTCCTACGTTCGCAACATTGTCGGTCTCCCTCCTCGTCTGCCCTacatcgacgccgagaacaAGTTTATCGCCCGCGACACCGAGCccatcgtcgacgaggctgccgagtCCGACCCGGCCGTTCCGCAGGTTGTTgacaccgtcgtcgctgaggccgccgagactgtcgtcgccgagaccACCGAGATCGCCGCCAACGTTACTACGACCGCTACCTCCGAGGCTACCAACACGGCCCGTTCTCAGGCTACCCAGACCGACCTCTCCATGGCCACGCAGACCGTTGTCTCCCAGGCGACCGAGACCGACCTCACCATGGTCACCGACACCATGATGGACGTCGCAGTCAACGTCATTAAGCCCGCTATTACCCaggccgcctcgacgagcatcAACCTGGCTCTGACTACTTGCGCTGCGAACCACTTCGCGGCAGGTAAAGCGCTCGTCGACAGTGGTATCAAGTCGATCCTCCGTGCCCTGGATACGATGACGGCAGACATCATCGACGCCATTGTTCCCCTTGTTTCCAAGGCAGTCGACCCGATCGTTCCCCTTGTTTCCAAGACTGTTGGCACGATCGAGCCGGCTATGGACAAGGTTACCAAGTCGGTTGAGGAGGCCACCGCAGCTGCGGTGGCGATGGAGCCCAAGGTTATTACGGCTATCGACACGTCTATGAAGACCGGCCAGACCTCCATGATCGCCGCGGTCACCGGTGCCATGAAGACCGCCACTTCGTCAATGGTCTCCGCTGTCCACAATGGCCTCCagtcgtccgtgtcgtcgctcgccagTGCTGTGAACAAGATCGAGCAGGCTGTGGCTGCGGTCACCAAGGTTGCCGACGCTATCTCCAAGGCTTCCGACGCTGtcaccgccgcggctgctAAGAgcaccgaggccgctgccaccgtcgccgagtcggccaAGTCTATCGGGTCCAAGGTTGTCAATGCCGTCAGCTCGTCCATCGAGCCTGCTGTCGCCAGTATGCTCGAGGCAGTCAGCGACATTAAGCCGACCATCGTCTCTACTGTCGAGAAGACCCTCGGGCCTAGTATCGGTTTACTCACTGCCGCCGTTGAGTCCTTCAATCCCACGGTCACCCACGCCGTGAACGAGGGACTCAAGCCTTTCAACACGTCGCTTGAGGCATCGGAGGCCCGCATCCTCGCGGCCATTGTGGCCCTGGGAGCCAAGATCGAGGCCCAGGAGGCCAAGATCGAGGCCCAGGAAGCGGAGATCAAGGCCCGggacgagaagctcgaggcaTTCCAAAACCACATGTGCGTGCGCGACGGCTGGATCCTGGACTGGTTCCATAAGGTGACTTCCCACCGAAACTACATGATGATTAAGCTCGACTCTGTCATCGACTATCTCAAGAGGACTGCCTCGCCCGACCAGTGGCCCGCCGACACTAGCGTCGAGCCGACCACTGGTGAGGTCGAGAACTCGGTGCCACTTGttcccgccgacgccactgtcgacggcgagcagcctTCGGCCGGTGAGGACGACGCCAACGTTACGCCTTCGGTCACGTCGCCTCCTGTCGACACTGTCGAGGTCCAGCAGGCTTCGACCGGTGACGACAACGCCGACGCTACGCCTCCTTCCGCTGTCAACGTGCTCTTCTTTGGCCAgatcgccgccgacgacaacgccgagACCGACGTCCAGACCCTCGAGCGTgtccctcgcgccgctgacTGGGACGAGGCGAGCGTCATTGTTCGCCTGCCTCCTAGCCCACCCACGACGCCGGTCCAGACGCCACTCGTTGAGACTCCTGCCGCCAAGATTACGCCCGTCGAGACGCCTGCCATTGAGACGCCTGCTATCGAGACTCCAGCTGTGGAGGCTCCCGTCATCAAGGCTCCTGTCGTCGAGGCTCCTGTCATCGAGACGCTCTTCGTTGAGACGGCTGTGGTTGTCAAGATGcctgttgtcgtcgagacgCCTGTCATCGAGGTGGCACCCGTCGAGACGGTCAAGGCTCCTGCCGCTGAGAAGGTCGAGTCTCCTGCCATGGAGACTCCTGCTGTCGCTCCTGTTGTCGAGACGCcagccgtcgaggaggcggccgttGAGGCGCCCTTCGCCGAGACGCCTGCTGTTGAGACGCCAGCCGTCGAGACTCCACCCGCGGAGGAGGCTTCACCAGCCCTCGCCACGGAGGAGGCTCCTGCCAACCCGCCCTCGACTCCCTCCACTTcggaggagaaggcggagAAGCAGGCCCCGCGTCCTGCTGCTCTCGACCTTGATGATGACGACAGCGACTCGGAGAGCTCCGATGACGACAGCGGCCCGGAGGACGACACCGAGTGGGTCCGCAGCTACGCTGAGTTTGTGAGCAGCCCCACCGACTCGCCAATCACCGCCACCGAGTCGGCAgacagcggcgccgagtcgtcggccaAGGAGAACACCGAGTCGGCTACCAACCTCACCGAGTCGGTCAACAACACCACTGAGTCGTCGGACAAGGACGGTAGCGAGTgggccagcgacgacgaggacgacgctgAGGAGTCGACCAAGAACACCGCCACTGTGGCTgccaacgccgaggccaacaaCGCTGGCGGCACTGTCGGCCacaagcgcggcggccagtaCCCCAACCGCAAGGCGACGAGCAACGGCCTCCAGCCTTCGAACCTGAACACCAGCCCCGCGGAAcacaaggacgacaagggtTGGAAGGAGGTCAAGAGCCGGCGCGGAAACAGgagcggcgagaaggaggtgAAGCGCGAAACCCCCCGCAAGAACCAGAAGGCCTCTGGTCGCGGCTCCAGCCGCGTTCGCGCTCCCCCCATGGACAGCGAGGGCCcaggcgacgacagcgacacgTCGCCGCCTGACCAGCCCAGCGGCACCGTCCAGCCGGGCTCGCTCCTCTCGCGCATGGGACCCCCCGTTGAccccaacgccgacgcccagccGTCTCTTCAGTCGCGTGTCGAGGAGCCAAGCAGCGGCGTCAAGCCATCTCTTCTGTCGCGCATGACCCCGGCTGTTGAGACcatcggcgagctcaagccGTTCCTTCTTTCGGACCTGTCGCAGCCGTCGCAGGCTGCCGAGTCGAGCACTCCCCCGGCTCCTCTTGCTCCGCCCGtttcgccgccgtcggccagcaACAACTCCGACACCGCGGCTCCCGTCCGCCCGGGCCTCCTGCCATTCCCAGTCTTTGCGCCTGGGGCCGACACTAGCAacacggcgacgggctcggcggcgtccgctcgtggcggcggtggtggccgtaAGAAGGCCACTGGTGCCATGCGCACCGCTCACCGCCGGACCAAGAG CGCGGCGTCCGTCGAGTCCAACCTCTTCAAGCTTAAGCCCTTCACGGTAGCAGCTTCGGCACACCCAGACCCCGCTCCGCAAGCTTCGGAGCAGCAAGACCCCGTGCCTAAgccgcctgccgccaccgacgcgacgccagtcgtcgtcgtcgaaccCAAGATCGCcactgccgtcgtcgagcccgaggtcatCACAGTCCAGGCTGATGATGAGTCTCGTCCCGAGATCGACGTGGTTCCAAGTATCCAGGCCGAGTCCGAGACTCACCGCCTCACCTCGCCAGCTGGCGAAGCCGCCCCGGTCGAGCTCAGCGAGTCCGCCATTGCTGTGCCATCCGCTTCGGCCCAACaagacgtcgtcgcggaATCGTCCGCCACGACAGAGGAGACGGCGCCACCTGACGTCGTCGACTCCAAGGATCCCGTCGACACCGAGCCCCCCATCGTTGTCGTCGAACCCGAGACCGCCTCACCTCAGCCTTCTGACGCGTCTCCCCCCGAGCTACCCTGGTCGGGAAGCCTCATGGATATGCTCCAGTCCTACGGCCTTGTTGACACCATGCTGCATCTTCAAAACGCCGGTGTCGAGGTTGTTCTGTCCACGGTCGCTCCACCGACCGCGCCCAACGCCGAGTCGCGCACTCTGCCCGGCTCGTGGTCGCCCGAGCTCACCTTGCCGACTGACGACATCGGCAGCGATGTCGCCATTCAGCATGTCGACTCGCCAGTGGTCTCTAGCACCGAGCTGGAGACTCTACCCGTCATCTCGTCGCCCCAACCTGAGTCAGTGGCGGGCCCGgtcgatggcgacgccgagcacgccgagcagctgctcgactcgccggCAGAGCCTAGCTTCCAGCTGAACTACCCGCCCACCACGTCGCCACCCGAGGCGGAGGCTCCCACGGCTTCGGCCGTTGAGGACGTTCAGCAGGCCACTCAAGAGGTCGACTCGTCGACCATGCtcaacgccgagctgcccaaCCACGAACTGCCGGCTCCAaccacctcgtcgtggcACGACGACCTTGCGGCACTGGTGCAGGAGCTTGAAGAAGCCCAGATTGCCCACCAGGCCGGGTTGTCGACATCACTCAACGCCGAGCAGCCAGCGCCATCTGCCACCGAGTTCCCCCCGCCTGAGGTAACGGCCACGCCGGCGGTCCAACCCCTCGACCCTTCGCCAGAGCCTACCGCCCAGCTTCCGACTCCAACCGCCTCACCGTGGTCCGAGTCTGTCGCGACGGCACCGGTTCTTGAAGACGGCGAGATTGACGACGGAGAGATCACCACTCAGCAACTCACCGCGCCGACAGcactcgacggcgaggcgccAGCTCCAACCACCGAGTGGTGGGAGGGGCTTTTGGCTGACGCGTTGGCTGAAGGGGGAGAGCTTCCCGCCGTGTCACTCGACCAGTCGACATTGCCCAGTGCCGACCTTGCTACCGCTGAGCAGCTCACTCCGGCGAGCGTGGTGTTGCCCGAGCCCCAGCCAGAGGCGACGGCTGCACCGGCTCTCGAAGACAGTGAGCTTGCTACGCAACTGGCCGACTTGTCGACACCGCTCGATGCCGAGTGGCGCATGGCACCCGCCGCGTTGTGGCGGGAGCCTGAGCCTGAGGCAGACGGCCTTCCACCAACCGCGCCGActgacgacctcgtcgaccagtTCGCCAACCAaccgcccgtgccgccgaccgTGCCCAGCCCCGAGCAGAGCACTCCTCCCGACATCGTGTTGTCCGCCCCCACGCCAgctgtcgacgtcgccgatGTCAGCATGCAGTCGATCgacttgtcggcgtcgtcaatcgagcccagcgccgagctTCCGCCTCCAACCGCTTCGTCGTGGTCCGAGCCTGCGGCGACCGCACCGACGCTGGAAGACGGTGAgatcgaggaggccgagatcaACAACCAGCAGCCCGTCTTGCCGACAGCGcccaccgccgagccgccagcTCCAACCGCCTCATCGTGGTCCGAGCCTGCGGCCGGCGTACCGGAGCTCGAAGAGGGCGAGATTGCCGACTACGAGCCCGGCGCTGCGTctgccgaggcgagcgccgACCTTGATCTGGGCACAACGCAAGAACCCTGGGAAGTACCGGAGAACTGGGACATATTCAACGAGATGATGGGGGACATTAACCAAGCCGAcatcgccgcggcgcaaGCTTCCGGCGCTCTCGGTCCAGTGGgacccgcccccaccgccgccccagccgccgccgccaccaccgtcgccgccactaCCTTcgctgccaccaccgccgccgccgccgccgcacctgTCGACACCGagatggccgacgacgcagcacCCTCCGCCAGCCAGGCTGCCGCGCAGCAAGTGGACATTGACGAGCAGACGGCCGCTGCCATGTTGAAGGAGCTCGAACCACTCGAGGACCACGTGGACTACGACATGGAGGCTGAGGAGTTCGACCACGAGATGGAGGATGCCAGCGACTcgatcgagctcgacgactcggccgtcaccgccggcgccttGATCTTCGGCATCGGTACGTCGACCGCGCCACTTCAGTCCACCACCCCGCCTCCAGTCGTTGCGTCCACCCTTGCCGAGGCTATCGACGACGGGATGGGCGACGcagacgccgagggcgaggaggaaaTGGCCTGCAACGAGGGCCAGGGACAGCAAGGTatctggccgccgccgctcgccgctcaaGGCGACAACAACCCCTCGGTCACCGGCAGTAACGACACGACCGTCGCCTTTTTCACCGGTATCCAGTACCCCGTCGCTAGCAACACCGGCCCCGCGGCGACCTTCGCTCAAGCCGAGGCCAATTTCTCCTTCGCAGGCATCAGTGGCATGACATCAGCCGCCACACAGCCGACCCCCTCGTTCAACGCACcgatggccgccgccgacccgaGCAGGAGTagcgtcgtcggcatggcGCGCTTGAAGCGtgcccagcgcggccgccagcagcccgccaagccggccgctccgcctcccagtgccgaggagcagctcatCTTCGCCGAGCTGGCAGCGTACAAGCCGCCCGTGTTCACGCGCGAGCCgaccccgcctccgccacctccgccgccgcctgcgccagtCAACGGGCCGTACGTCGACAAGCCGGTCGCCCTGCCCAAGTTCAACAAGCTCGAGGGGCTCAAGCCGCGTAACCACCGTaagccgcccgcgccgacaccgccgcccgctccgacgtcgacgcctaCGCCCGCCGtcaagcccgcgccgcccaagcccgctCCTTCCAAGCCCGATCCTCCCAAGCTCGCGCCTTCGCAGCCTGCCCCGCAGCCGGACCCAGTCAAGCCTACCCCGCGCGCATCCGAGCTGGACGTGTTCAACCCAGCCCCGCAGTCACAGCCATTCGTGCCCAAGGCCTCGCCGTGGCCCGCTCCACAGCCGAAGGTAGAGCCTGCGCCAGAGCCCGCGCCAGAGCCCGCGCCAGAGCCCGCCCCCAAGCCGGTCCCCAAGCCCGAGCCAGAGCCCAccaagcccgcgccgacgccgacccccgCGGTGGCACAGCCCGCTACCAAGCCCAAGCCGGAGCAGGTCGTGCCCCGTTGGGCGAAGAGCCATCTCCccccggcaccaccacctcgcatGGGCCTGTCTCCGTCCGACTGTGCACCTCCGGCACCACTGCCCCGGCTCTCAGCTATCCCCAACACTCTGTTCACTGGCAAGCCGATGGCCGCGACCAAGGACAAGGTTAAGCGCGAGTTCGAGGATGACAGCGAGAGCAGCGAaagcgacgacgccgtgcccGAGCAACAGACGGCGCACAAGCCCAGGCGGACGACACTGAACAGGACGGCCGAGTCGCTCCGCGACCaccagctcgcgccgcccgggGAGACGCCAGAGACGCAGATCCACCGCGCGATGCTGGCACTCAACAGGCAAAAGCGGAGCGATttcgcagcggcgcgcgctcgcggcgagaACGTTACGGCGACTGCTTGGCGGCTCCCTCCCGCGCTATCCCCCGctcccgcgcccgcgccagcgccagcgcgctcgcgcacaccctcgccgacgaggacgccacagtcgcgcgcctcggagCGTCACTTTGACCGGCACCTCCTCGAGATGGCGGACCCGAGCCGGCCTCAGGTTGGAACGCCTTCGCGTCAATCGTCTCCCGTCAAGTCAACCACGTTTGACTATAGcagtgacgaggaggacgatgaggaggaagaggaggaggaggaggatgaggaggaggaggatgaggaggaggaggatgaggaggaggaggatgaggaggagtatgatgaggaggaggaggaagaggagtGGTTGGAGGAtgaggtggaggcggagTGGGAGTatgatgaggatgaggaggaggatgacgagtACATTGACGACTACTAG